A segment of the Catenuloplanes nepalensis genome:
GGTCGAGGACCGCCACGATCAGAAGCTGGAATCCCTCGGCCGGCTTTCCGCCGGGCTGGCCCACGAGATCAACACGCCGATCCAGTTCGTCGGCGACAACACCCGGTTCCTCGCCGAGGCGTACCAGCAGATGCTGAAGCTGTTGCTGGTGTACCGGGAGTGCCTGGAACCCGGGTACGGGCAACTGCCGTGGGAGGAGCGCAAGCGTCGTGCGACGGAGGCCGAGGAGGCCGCCGACATGGACTACCTGACCTCAGAGGTGCCGAGTGCGGTCGGGCAGAGCCTCGAGGGTATCGAGCGCGTCGCCTCACTGGTCAGGGCGATGAAGGCATTCAGCTTCAAGGGTACGGAGGACCGCGCGTACGCCGATCTCAACGAGGCGATCCGGACGACCCTCACGGTGGTCCGCAACGAGGTCAAGTACGTCGCCGACGTCGTGCTCGACCTGAACGAGATTCCCGAGATGCTGTGCCACGTCGGCGACCTCAACCAGGTCTTCCTGAACCTGCTGGTGAACGCGGCCGACGCGATGGAGGGCCGCGAGCAGCGTGGCGAGATCCGGGTGAGCACACATGCCGAGGACCGATACGTCGTCATCCGCTTCACCGACAACGGAGTCGGCATCCCCGAGGAGATCCAGAAACTGATCTTCGAGCCGTTCTTCACGACCAAGGAGGTCGGCAAGGGCACCGGTCAGGGCCTCGCGCTGGCCGCGGCGATCTGCGAGAAACACGGCGGCACCATCGACGTCGACTCTAGACTCGGTGAGGGCGCCACGTTCACGCTCCGTCTACCGATCGCCGGAAGGCGCACAGCGGCATGAGCATGCCCCGCATCCTCTTCGTCGACGACGAACCGCACATCCTCGACGGCCTGCGCCGCTCGCTGCGCACCAAGCGGAACGAATGGGACATGTCCTTCGCGCCGGGAGGCGAGCCGGCGCTGGAGATCCTTGCGGAACGCCCGTACGACGTCGTGGTGTCGGACATGCGGATGCCCGGTATGGACGGCGCCCAGCTTCTGACCCGGATCAGCCAGATCCACCCGGGAACCGCCCGAGTCGTCCTCTCCGGGCACACGGAGCGGGAGGCCGCGATCAGAGCGGCCGTCGCCGGGCATCGCTTCCTGTCGAAGCC
Coding sequences within it:
- a CDS encoding two-component system sensor histidine kinase NtrB, giving the protein MSKQAEEFRSIVMDNMADGLYTTDEQGRLTSINRAATRMLGWTEQELLGRSVHETLHSWAALPPTACPLTRVCSTGSPVEVDNEMHVRRDGSVFPVQYSAAPLHVGATVTGLVVVFRDTTEQRRRQQREVEDRHDQKLESLGRLSAGLAHEINTPIQFVGDNTRFLAEAYQQMLKLLLVYRECLEPGYGQLPWEERKRRATEAEEAADMDYLTSEVPSAVGQSLEGIERVASLVRAMKAFSFKGTEDRAYADLNEAIRTTLTVVRNEVKYVADVVLDLNEIPEMLCHVGDLNQVFLNLLVNAADAMEGREQRGEIRVSTHAEDRYVVIRFTDNGVGIPEEIQKLIFEPFFTTKEVGKGTGQGLALAAAICEKHGGTIDVDSRLGEGATFTLRLPIAGRRTAA